tgttggtcgtttaaaagtaacaaagtagtaaaacaaaaaaaaaaagtaagattttttaaaatggaaaaacaagtgaattatcctaattgaactattacctctattgtacactattgtactaaatgttgatagaacaatcagcaatggagttagttattaaatatttactcttctggttaggattattttggtttcagaaatattttggataattaaaaatgaaccaggtcaaattaacccgggaataccattgctattcctgacaaattaaataggaggattaagcattgatatcttcaaatatttatttgtatgactaagactttgaaccaattttagttagctagattatcttgctatcttgttagccaattaacttcttgtatagacagtttaaacagttttttaggttAGCTGACTATGACCCCTAGCTATGCCTAAAACAAAACTGATGCCTAGCTCACTACTAGCTATGAGAGTTTATCTGTGATACCATTAATTGGTAGCATTTTAGCCCATAAAACAGAAGGTAAGATAACTAAAGTTTGAATTAGACAAGACTGGGTGCAATTCTGCAttagaatccatcaaaaaaaaaaaacggcaatatGATTAGAAGCAAACAAACCACATGGTACACGCGCCGATGTAGAACCTTCATGTGCGTATCAACGACTCACcgtttattcataaaatataatatagaaaaacaagaggacattataaaaatagctctgttaacttaaaaaataactcaatatttgtACTTACCGCCATAACCGGAGATATAAATCAGATAGATGCTTTAGCTGCTTTCTCGGCTACAATTCCTGTTTACCTGGAGTAAATGTAGGCGTTCGTGACGGACGTAAGGTGGGTGTTGCTTTAGAcgtaaggcggagttggacatgggcggagttggatgtgggcggggttggatgtccaactccgccttcctacaggctgcagcgagcggCTCCTCAAGAAgagggctgctctcactgacaGGACTCAGGGATTATGTAACACGCAGcaccgtgcgcagtgccctagtgcctgtacatttaatggtccaatgaaggtaatttaaaaaccaggacatttcctcactttttgaaaaaacccgggacgcccgggatAGGACgcgaaatacggacatgtcccgggaaatacggacattTAGTCACCCTACATAATGCACCAACACATGTAGCTACCTAGCTAAAGCACCAAAACACCTAGGTAGCTAAAGCACCAACACATGTAGCTAGCTAAAGCACCAAAACACacttagctatctagctaaagcaccaacacacacagctagctagctaatgcccCAATCAATACCTGTAACTAACTGGCTAATGTGTGCTAATTCTCAGTAGCTCACTAAAGCTTACCTGTAGAAATAAATGGATAATATGGATAAACAGctcaatttgtatttttttcactgCAACTCAAATTGCAGGATTTGTTAATGCAAAAAAGCAACTGCAGTAAAACTGTACTTAAAGCAGGTCAAACCTCATGTGAACTGCAGGATAATCTTTAAATCCCCAACTGTGGGGTTGTACTGTATGGAATCATATATATTCTGTTATCCTTTACACTACTAGTTTGTAGGGAGGGTGAGGTACTGCCAGCCACTTGATAATACATAGGATGCAAACAGTATTTTATGAATTTTAGAAGTAACTAGTGCTTGGaataacatttacattattcttcttaataaataaaacatgacagTGTAACCCAGGTTTCAAATGCCAGTAAATTATAACCAGATccaagtaaaatataaatataaaaaaataacaataataataatcattaattattctaataatataacagaaaaatataacatatataacaaaaatataacagaaataacagtaaaaacaaatagtgactaaaattaattaatgtaaatttaCTGAGCGTTAATAAATTTAGCCTTAAAACATCCGCCAATTGCTTTGATAAGGCCTGAGCTGATTGATAGCTAGCCAATCAGTTCCAAAGGAGGCAATACCTCTGCCACTCTGCTCCTCTGCTCCAGATGTTGTGTGAGGAGACGCTGAgaaaacagaagagagagaaaacattgGAGTTCATTAACAGCAGAAAATCTTGGGAAATATACGCTGTTAAACAGGCATCAATAAAATCACTGCCGAATGTGAAACTGGATGAAATACATTTACAACAACGATTTTAAGCTATATTGGATTAGAATCAGCCAGTTTCTACTCTTCTCTGCGTCTGACTGCATGTGATGTGCACCTGTTTGGACACTAGATGGCGAGCCAGTGTGGTAGAACTGAAACAAGCACTGAACTAAAGTTGAACTTGAGAAAGATAACCACACACAGCACGGGGACATGAGGGTTAATGGTTACCCAACTTTTTGGCATCCTGTGCTAGATGAACTAAAACCATGCACGTTGTAAACAATTTGACATTTTAGGACTGACTTAGTATGGCCATGCCATGACAAGTATCCCTTAACTCTAAAGGTCCAAAGACAAAAGAGCAAAAACTGCCTAAATTCTGCAGCCTTCCATCAATCAACCTCCTTGAGCATGGTTATTGAGCAAATTCATCAGGAATGTGTTCACAAACACTTAGAAGACTGTCAGAGATTCTGTCCAAGTCTGGATGGTAGACGCCCACAAAGTGGTCCCTTGAGCCAGAGAATAATTAATCATCTCACCACACCCAAGCAAACAAGGTGCATATAATCTACAGTAGAGGGAACTGAAAGAACATGCCAGTATTTACACCAGTAAAGGGATGTGGACCTTGATGTTGCTCTTCATCAGCTCGGATTAAAAAAGACTTGTCTGTTTTGCTTACAAGTGGGTACGCCATCCGATTATTTATGTACATTCTGTGTGCACTTGTCCCAGCCATGATATCCATTAAAGGACTTTGTGTTCTTTAACGAACAAATGTGCAGGTGTATCACATATGACTGAATCAAGAGTTAGTGTGAACCTTTTGTCCTTAAAGTCAAATCCTTTGTCTAGGTCAGCAAATTCATTGTCAAAATCCTCCAAAAATGTAACCCTATCAGGTTTttaatgccaaaaaaaaacaaaaaaaaaacaatcacagctGGCACTTTAATAGGAACAGTGGCCAACGGACCCAAAATTGGACATTTTTGAGCTCTCAAACAGAGGTAACCAATCAATGTTCACCTGAGGTTTCATGCAAGCTCCATTTGCTAATGTGCTCTTCCACTTAGTCTTGCCACAATTCCAATTGTTTGTAGAATGGTTCTAGCATCTTTAGGCAGCTCAGGATGATAGAAACACAATATGGCCAACAGGGCGGTAGACGCAATGTGAGAAATACCATAGGTTAAGGAACAATTTAATAGGCGATGTCTTAGACTTtcaggctacattcacattaccaggctaaagtgggtcaaatcagattttttgctcaattctgattttttttatggctgtgtaaatgtgccaaatccaactttttcaaatcagatttgagtaattttcatatgtggtcctaaactgGATACGTAGCCAATCcgtggacatgtgacatgaatgtgaatggtcaaatttaaCTTTTCTACATGCTTTTCTTTCGTACCCACACAAAGCAAACCTAGCCCTTttttacctcctcgacctgagaatgtacttcagaccagctgcaAAAGATGATCCACATATGAGCTGATAATGCATCCATGCACCAACACACGTAGATAGCTGGCTAATGCACCAACACGCGTAGCTGGCTAGCTAATGCATCAACACACGTAGCTGGCTAGCTAATGCACCAAcacatgtagctagctagctaatgcacCAAcacatgtagctagctagctaatgcacCAACACATGTAGGTAGCTATTTAAAGCCCCAACACATGTAGATAGCTATCTAATGCACCTAcacatgtagctagctagctagtgcaCCCACACACATAGTTAAACAGAGGGTTAATTTCACTCTTGTTTATTGAGTGCCTCATTTTGCAGTTTACCAAAATATATTTGAGTAAGTAAAAATCCTTCTGGAACACATCTTCTGGACAAATGAGaacaagatagagctttttggtaaaGCAGATCATTCTACTGCTTACTGAAAACAGAATGAGGCctacaaaaaaaagaatacagtacctacagtcaaatatggtggaggttCAAAGATGAGGTTGGTTTGGGTCACAATGAAAGGCCCCGTGTCAAAATACTGGGTTTGcgtcctaggtcatgggtcttgcagcaggacaatgaccccaaacatacttaaaaaaatgcccagagatagatagaaataaaGCGCTGGTGAGATCTGGAGTAGCCAGCAATGAGTccagacctaaatcccattgaacacCTGTGAAGAGATATTAAAATTGTTGTTGAGAGAAGGCACCCTTTAAATATGaaagacctggagcagtttgcaaaaCAAGAGTCGTCCAGAATTCCAGTTctgagaggtgtaagaagcttgttgatggttattaGAAGTAATTGATTTGTTATTTTGTCTAAAGGTGTGCAaccaatatattaaattatatggtGCCCATCATTTTGCCTGGTGCATTTTTGGTTTCTGTTTTTTGTGGTGTtccaatacagacaaagaaaataaacatgtgtataacaaaatgTTTAATTGCAACAATTGTCTGGAAATGCTTCATTTTCTGGAACAAATTCAGGAGTGCCAACAGTTTTGGTAATGACTGCATGATTATCCATCCAAATGTTGTAGGAACAGTAATTCTCTTGCACTTTTACAGATGCCAAAATATGGGGAGATGTGCACAGTGTACCTGGGAAGGAAGCCTATGATTGTGCTGAATAGCGTGCAGATTGCAAAGGAAGCTTTTATTCAGAATGGAACAATATTTTCTGGAAGGCCAATCATGCCTGTAACACGATGGATCAACAAAGGGTATGGTGGGTATCGTATAAGTTCTTAAATTATATTTGACCTTACAGTGGACAGTCAATGATCTTGCCTTTACTTTTTTGACTccaatcatctctttctttcttcctctctcaggTATTGTGATGGCCACTTACGGTAATTCTTGGAGACAGCAGCGCCGGTTTGCTCTGCACACTCTGCGTGATTTTGGACTGGGGAAGAAAAGTGTGGAGGAGCGTGTGGCTGAGGAGGCACGATACCTCATCAAGGAGATGCTGAAACAAGAAGGTAGATGAGTATAGCTAAAGTTGCATTCACCAATTATCCAGTTGCATGGCATCCTGATCTCATCTTTTCATCTTATTGTGTCATTTATCCTAAAGGGAAGGCTTTTTACCCCAGTCACCCTATCATGAACTCAGTCTCCAACATCATCTGCTCCATTGTCTTTGGAGACCGCTTTGAGTATGATGACAGGCGATTTGCTAAGCTTCTTGAAATTATAAATGAGAATATTCGTTTTTTAGGATCACCAGTTTCACAGGTAATAACCAGCATGTCATGTTACCATCTAATCTTTACAGTAAACTCAATTGACAATCAATGTTTTGGAATTGCTTTTGTATGGGGAGCCAACCCCTTAAACACTAGGAACTACTACTAGCTAGCAACTGAGGTCCCTGTAACTTTAAAGTAAATGTGGCTTGTGGTTCTAATATGTTAATGCTGGATTCAAATGTTTCAACTGTAACAGTGCACTGCAACCCTGCtaccacattttgtttttatatatatgcaGGTCTTCAACTTAATCCCTTTCATAAAACACTTCCGGGGGCCACACCAGAAGTTCTGGCACAatgtacactctttaaaaaagtttatatttgaAGAGATGGAAGAGCACAAGAAGACTCTGGACCCAGAGAACCTCCGGGACTTTATCGACGCCTACCTGGTTGAGATGATCAAGGTAAGAGAAGCAGGAAGGCAACCATTTATTTGACAACAGGCAGAAAGGAAAAGAGAACAATGGGGCCCTTTAATGTAGCACACTTTATAAGGTTCTTTACAGTCCTCCAGCACTTGTGTCAGGATTTGCCCTTTGGTTAAGTGGCCAAATCAGGAGTGTTTATGAATGACACAAGATGACACAGTTATATAACAAGGTATGTGGTCCTGTATTGCACTTTTTTAAAGCTAATAAGTTACAAAATgacattttttcttgttttgagcAGCAAGAGGCAAATGAAGACTCCACGTTCCATGAGGAAAACATGGTGAGGTCAACCATTGACCTGTTCATCGCTGGAACAGAAACTACAGCAAACACTCTTAGATGGGGCCTCATCTACATGATGGACCACCCTGATGTGCAAGGTACTTCTACTTCTTTACCAATTAACATCAGTTTGTGTCTAGGTTCATTTGTCCTCAAAATCAGGATTAGGGCACTTATCTTTTCCATAAAGACTCATAATGTATTCTAATGTAATTGGTTATTAACCTTTCTATTCTTTCCTCATGGTTTCCTGTGTGCCTGCTTGACCACATCTCAGAGCGCTGTCACGAGGAGATTGTTCGAGTTTTGGGTTTTGACCGTTTTCCCTCCATGGATGATCGTGCAAAGCTTCCTTATACTCTAGCCACTGTTCATGAGATCCAGCGCTATGCTAACATCGTTCCTCTTGGTGTGCTGCATGAGACTACACAAGCAACCAAGCTAAGAGGATACCACCTTCCACAGGTAACTACTGAAGTGAACCCGATCTTTCTTTTTTTGCCTTTTCATTAAAAATGCATAATATGATCTTCCATTCTAACTACATGTCTATTGATTGTTTTCGTGGCAGGGAACAATTGTTATGCCCAACCTTACAGCTATCATGGCTGACAAAGACCATTGGAAGTACCCAAATACATTCAACCCAGAGAACTTTCTAGATGAGAAAGGACAGTTCTGCAAAAATGACTCCTTCCTACCCTTTTCTCTGGGTAAGTCTGCTGCCAGTGTCTATCTGAGTGTCTACTCTGGAGgttaattaataagttattaaCTAATATTGTGAATATCAGCATTGAgatttgtttgtgtgttcttCTGCAGGTCCGAGAGTTTGTCTGGGTGAGACTCTGGCGAGGACAGAGCTCTTCATCTTCTTCACCTCTCTGATTCAGCGGCTGAAGTTCTCATGGCCTCTTGGAGCTCCACCCTCAGACACATATGGCGTTGTGGGTGCTGTCCGGTCAAATTTACCCTTCAAAACAATCTGCCGCAGCAGGGAGACCATGCACTGATTCAGACCATGTTCAGAATGTATCAGCCTGGAGGACTTTATTTGATTCACACCTGATCAGTATCATTAAGAGCACATTGGTTTTCTCCAGGACTTGGGATACATGCACTGTATGATGTGTGCATGTATTTTACAATTTACTTTGTCACAATGGGTCACAATGAGATGTGTCATgaccagtgttgtgcgtgaacgagttcaaaagaatgtgttcattgaacacgctcattttttcatgagcgttgaactgaacgcaacacattttttaataaagaacttgaacgtgaattagttcacattatgtgtcatgaacgttggctagagagcacagagcgcgagggagagagagagagagcgtggagTGTGAGgacacgagagagagagcacggatcgcgagagagagatacagagagagatagaaagagaaatacCAATgtcgagagtgagagaaagcgctgaaatttaataaaaatggctagtggaagt
The Astyanax mexicanus isolate ESR-SI-001 chromosome 13, AstMex3_surface, whole genome shotgun sequence DNA segment above includes these coding regions:
- the LOC103029841 gene encoding cytochrome P450 2B4, whose protein sequence is MESILRYLDWTSVGLALLGGLVSLVLLEIFRLNSLRSRNPPGPKPLLFVGNMPQFMKDRMALIRSMPKYGEMCTVYLGRKPMIVLNSVQIAKEAFIQNGTIFSGRPIMPVTRWINKGYGIVMATYGNSWRQQRRFALHTLRDFGLGKKSVEERVAEEARYLIKEMLKQEGKAFYPSHPIMNSVSNIICSIVFGDRFEYDDRRFAKLLEIINENIRFLGSPVSQVFNLIPFIKHFRGPHQKFWHNVHSLKKFIFEEMEEHKKTLDPENLRDFIDAYLVEMIKQEANEDSTFHEENMVRSTIDLFIAGTETTANTLRWGLIYMMDHPDVQERCHEEIVRVLGFDRFPSMDDRAKLPYTLATVHEIQRYANIVPLGVLHETTQATKLRGYHLPQGTIVMPNLTAIMADKDHWKYPNTFNPENFLDEKGQFCKNDSFLPFSLGPRVCLGETLARTELFIFFTSLIQRLKFSWPLGAPPSDTYGVVGAVRSNLPFKTICRSRETMH